A single window of uncultured Fibrobacter sp. DNA harbors:
- a CDS encoding metallophosphoesterase, with the protein MNSRTLYIGDVHGCADELERIVDAFGFVRGKDTLYQTGDIINKGPDMMRALQFIKDNGILTVRGNHEEHLIRALELPESEWTEKQRSRFAKLSMEEWKYIADEVCTWPLWRDTPHALLVHAGLEPEKTRLEDMDPKVILSVRYWNEKPWFEQVSWPKTVVFGHWAKMGFVNRPGFIGLDAGCVYGKKLMAWCPEEDKFYEIPAAREYAPVKDKAKTALDAPCIVPGDKQPEEKRPKTFEEIKQKIESGDILPADNSEETQKLRKASPSIVAEWAGYNP; encoded by the coding sequence ATGAATAGCAGAACATTATACATCGGTGACGTACATGGCTGCGCCGACGAACTCGAACGCATCGTGGACGCTTTCGGCTTTGTACGCGGCAAGGATACCCTTTATCAGACCGGCGACATCATCAATAAAGGCCCCGACATGATGCGCGCCCTCCAGTTTATCAAGGATAACGGGATTCTCACCGTACGCGGTAACCACGAAGAGCACCTGATACGCGCCCTGGAACTCCCCGAAAGCGAATGGACCGAAAAGCAGCGCAGCCGGTTCGCAAAACTTTCGATGGAAGAATGGAAGTACATCGCAGACGAAGTTTGCACCTGGCCCCTGTGGCGAGACACTCCGCACGCCCTTTTAGTTCACGCAGGACTCGAACCCGAAAAGACTCGACTAGAGGACATGGACCCGAAGGTTATTTTATCCGTAAGATACTGGAATGAAAAGCCCTGGTTCGAGCAGGTAAGTTGGCCAAAGACGGTTGTTTTCGGACACTGGGCCAAAATGGGATTCGTAAACCGCCCCGGATTTATCGGACTAGACGCAGGCTGCGTTTACGGCAAGAAGCTAATGGCGTGGTGCCCCGAAGAGGACAAATTCTACGAGATTCCCGCCGCACGGGAATACGCTCCCGTAAAGGACAAGGCGAAAACCGCCCTGGATGCCCCTTGCATTGTACCGGGCGACAAGCAGCCCGAAGAAAAGCGCCCAAAGACTTTCGAGGAAATCAAGCAGAAGATTGAAAGCGGCGACATTCTCCCGGCTGACAACAGCGAAGAGACTCAGAAACTGCGCAAGGCCTCTCCAAGCATCGTTGCCGAATGGGCCGGCTACAATCCATAA